A window of the Lactuca sativa cultivar Salinas chromosome 5, Lsat_Salinas_v11, whole genome shotgun sequence genome harbors these coding sequences:
- the LOC111897573 gene encoding uncharacterized mitochondrial protein AtMg00860-like, whose amino-acid sequence MYRSMIVFIDDILVYSKTIEQHEHHLREVLEILRAEKLYAKFSICDFWLRKVQFLGYVINQKGISVDPAKVEVVMRWGVPRNTSEILSFLGLAGYYRRFIQDFSKISMPLTRLTKKNVTFQWDEGQQKAFETLRQRLCEAPVLVLPEGLDDLVVYCDSC is encoded by the coding sequence atgTATCGGTCAATGATCGTTTTTATCGACGATATATTGGTTTACTCCAAAACCATAGAGCAGCACGAACATCATTTGAGGGAGGTACTGGAGATTTTGAgggcggagaaactttatgcaaagttctccataTGTGATTTCTGGCTACGGAAAGTGCAGTTTTTGGGGTATGTCATCAATCAAAAAGGTATTTCAGTTGATCCAGCAAAGGTGGAGGTGGTGATGCGATGGGGGGTACCGAGAAACACCTCGGAAATTCTTAGCTTTTTGGGTTTAgcgggttactatcggagattcatccaagatttctccaagatttctaTGCCATTGACacgtttgaccaagaagaatgtgacttttcaGTGGGATGAGGGTCAGCAGAAGGCttttgagactctgaggcagaggttatgcgaggctccaGTCCTCGTACTGCCTGAAGGATTGGACGATTTGGTGGTATATTGTGATAGTTGCTAA